ggggagttctgtcaagcaatggatccgaggtttgattatttatcgtttcatgtcaaggaaaagttccatgtttaccacagcacagctcgcttggagcaatcactgaatgaagtctgctatatttgggacaacagtcgcgaccttaaattgcttgcacaaaaatttgtttgttcatttaaaccattatgcgcggagaacgtgagggtgagagagcgtgaggtctgcagtcttggccattagttgatttccttgtttttgtgtaggtaatacgttgtcatataagtttaaacttaaatagactatctatacaagtagttatgtctctttgtattatttttgcctgttattgacgtgatgcgcgtcattgacaacatgcgccaccaaatgttcgaatagttcgaatattcgtgtatttttttgagggaatattcgaacgtcaattttgagcaattttgacagccctagcgcctacattggaaataacaaacttgtgaatatgtgaacggccccttaaaagacagcgcgccgcgagacaacagtcacagaccaccgagctaccccgaatcagctccagatccctggaaaccatgctaaaccatagcagaaccctgactacattttaaggtttgtgatgctaaagaacatttcatgacgtctcagacaactgtaaatttgtggctactgtggtttaattataaacgctatcgtaaactcatatttaccatagtaaaataattttctttgcctctttatttttgtatactgtaaaaacttcaaccacattggttgaaaatgaataaaggttgaaatattatattagaagttgtacttatatttttttgtaaagttatccaaaagATTCATtggctaatcaaaaaaagaacattagattaattatttattttaataaaaataatcgttagagtagtcgactaatcgaaaaaattatcgttagattagtcgacagaaaaaattatcattagttgcagctctaGATTAAATGCAAGCTCTATAACTGAAACCATTAAAACTGAGAAAAGGGGGCACtagtgttatttcagtattatatATCCCTAttctgaattagcttttattttatgtcgatttaatttcagttacattTTTCGTAATCTTATTATGTGCTTTGGTCAaatttactttttgtttaaaatcaccatatttatttattttattgcaagttAGTTATTGTAGTGCTTCAAATTTAAGTGAAAATAAGAAATGCGTCCTTGGCTAACTAAATGGAATGAGTTTaaggtttttgttttatttcagctttgcttcaatgaacaaaaatatgttttactaGTTTTAGTTCTCTAGCTTTAGTTCAAGATAACAACCCTGCAGCGCACATTGCCCAACACGCTCCTGTAACAGTATCCCATCAATTTAAAGGCCAAGCGTGCATGAAAAtaacctctctctctttttttttttaaatattctaaaacattttctttaagaaAAGAGACCAAAAACAAACCAGCACAATGTGTGTTTTGCAGATAGATTTAAACGCAAATCTTTCTAGACTGGCATCTGCACAACTATAAGAGTTATTGCAATCAGGATAGTATAGAGATGGAAAAGAAATATCCCAGGGGTTTAATCAAGAGCACCCACAGATATCATAGCAACAGAAATATCTAAGCAACAGAACAAACCGTTGGGAATAAATAGTATTCACTGGGGAGCCTGGCTCTTTAGCATAAAGTACTACATACATTAGAATCGATGTCATCTCAAGAACAATTAAAGACACCTGTAACTTCAGAAGTATTTAGAGATGCATCAGTATGCCTGAGAGAGCTCATAATTAAACTTAAGCATTTGCAACGGCCCTCATGTGAACAGCTGCCAAATATCAGCAAACCGCTCAAGTATGAAGAGATGAAACGGTTCAAATAACTGGTGAAAAATGATTCAGCAATTCTTTTTATGTCATCAGGTGATCCATGACGAACACTGAATGCACTAATCAAGCCATACACAATGACAAATGCATGTTTACTTTATATTAATTATGATTCTAATATGTAATTCCAATAATAAGGGTGTTTATTGAAATTTCATGTGCCATGGTTTAGTTTGTTGGTCTTGATTCAGTTCACAAAGTCAATATAATGTGCGTGTACACTGATTGACATATCTTAGTTTTAAAATGCTTTGACTAGTGCATATAGCTAAAAATGGGCtacattgaatgggtcaaaattattgatttttcctatatgccaaaaatcataaggatattatGTGAAGATCGTGTTCCATGacgatattttgtacattttctaccgtaaatatatcaaaacttaatttttgattagcaatatgcattgctaagatctACACTTGGACAACTTAAACAGCAATttcctcaatatttagattttttgtttttttgcaccctcagattccagattttcaaatagttgcatctcagccaaatattgtcagatcttaacaaaccatatatcaattgaaatcttatttattcagctttcagatggtgtataaataaaaaaaataccctttttatgactggttttctTCTCATATTTccagtacattttaatttaaaacaattactacGTTTTTGCTGACTTCGAAGAAGTTTAAACAACTTAAAGTTACTTTTCACAGTAAATTTTCACTCCAAATGCTCTTAACTTATGACTATCGACTAATTACGATTCTGACCGTTTGCGATTCAGTGAGCTGATGACTCGACAACCGTTCAGACGGATTCAGTCCGGAATCGGTTCAATCGATTCATCGAAAAGATCCGACTCAAAAGAACGAGTCGTTGAAGAATGGGACACAACTACAACCCAAGTACTCGCCATTAGGCCATTTCTACTCGATGTATCCTCACGTCGCGACGCAAACGTAATCCCAGAAACATACATATTGTTACATACGCAACATTTCGGAGTTTAATATTTACCGCGTCAAATGAAATGAGCACAAAAGGAGCTCGGTGTTGTTTTAATAATGATTTGATGAGTTTTGAGGGGCGTCGCGTGCATGCGCGTGCACTGCCTGGACACTCCCCCTTCCTGCGCACGCGGCGTCCCTCCAAAATCCACTCCGCGGCTTCCCTTGGCCTTCAACCCGCGGCCACAGCTGCCTTAGATACCAAACATACAAAAAGCCTCACAATTTAAAACAGCAAGATTTATTCCCACACACGCAAGTGCTGGCCACTTAAAGCGCTAAAACTCATTCGCTGTTCGCACACACGCTGTCCTTCCCCTTCcaagtttgcacaaaacttaaCGCAACACCCATCTGCCATTAACGCTTCAGACATTCAAGCAGAGAGAGGCACACAGTTGCTGACCGTATTTCTGGAGCTGTCGATGCGATTTCTCTGTCCAGTCGCCCCGTCAAACTCGACGATCTTCACTTCGGATGCATGTGCAGTTGTTTGTGTTCTGTGCGCCTCCTCGAGAATCCCGCTccgtttttactgttttttagctctctctctccctctccaacGGTCGCTGCGTGTTGATGTCTGGTACGCTCTTGTTGTTTGTGTTTTAGGGAAGATGGCCGTCCTACGCGGTCATAACACGTGACCAGAGTGTCGCGTTTCTTTTAGAGGCACGTGAAGATAGCGACCCCTAtcgaaagataaaaaaaagaccGTTGGAAATGTTTTTGTCCAAAATAAAAGCCACGATGACTAAAGTTGTGTATGAACCGAAACAATaattgaaaagaaataaatacataacgtTACACGAACAAAAACAAGCAAATGCTCAGAATAGTTTTGAGTAGTgaccgttatttatttattttttatttgtttgttcaacTATAGGTCCTGCCAGCTAGACACTTTGAACACTTTTCACACTCTcgctgctttatttaattaaCAGCGTTAATCAATGGgcaaatctgttatttatttatttatgaaactgAGTACGTCATAATCACGGGCTTTTACTTTGACAGTTTCGTGAACGCGCTTGTGTGGTTTTTTTCTCGAACATGGAGGCGATTGTGTCAGATCTTGTGGCACCAGAAGATCTAAAGGTAAAACATTTTATCCTTTTACTTTCATGACTGTAAATCCAAAATGACATCGATGTCGTATTGAGGTATGTAGTGAAATGACTGATATCGGGGTTGTCGGCGGACACACTACGTTACTTaatcaaaacaacaacactgaTGATGACGTATTGTTGTAACTCATAGACGTATAGAGTAGAGCTGCTATTATACGCCTTTGCTTATTGGATAAAATACCACGTATTGTTGTTATCCTATTATCTTACCTATTTTTTAACGGAATCAGACGTTTGTCTGCTTTGGTTCCTGTTGTAAAAGTTAGTCTGTGGTTGTCGTCAGATGGAGCACGTGATCCTGACATCAGCCATCTACTGATTCAATCTGATTCTCATCAATCCATGGACATTAATTGTTGTCTTTCAGAGGTTTGAGAAGAAGTACAACGATGAGCTTGTGAAAGGACCCGTTTCCAAAGAAACGACCTTTGAATACGCCTGGTGTTTGATCAGAAGCAAGCACACAAATGACATCGTAAAAGGCATTCATCTATTAGAAGGTCAGTTCTTCAGCACGTCTCTTAGTTTTTGGTCAGTTACGGCCTTCTTGAGCTTCAGCTGTTATTTGACCTGTTCTTGGTTTAGAAACTCTGAAAGTGCTTGTGTTTTATTTCAACAGAACTGGTTCATAAAAGCAAGAAAGATGATCAGAGAGATTTCCTCTTCTATCTTGCTGTTGCGAACTACAGACTTAAGGTGGGTTTACGGGTTTCTTATTTTGATATGTGATGATTTTGTCACTGttaataatcattatttatttcatgAAGCCATGTGTGGCATCGAGTTAAAAGAGTGTTTCTCAACTCTGTGCCTGGAAGCCCTGGTACATTGGagttaaataactttattttcacGTCACCATATAAACAAGTGTAAATGGTTCAATACATTACCTTTCAAACGTTTTGATCagtaacatattttaaatgtttctgaaagaattctcttatgttgcatttgtttgatcaaaaatatagtataaACTGGGTTTAGAGATACTTGGATTGTTTTTAATTGGTTTccattaaatctctctctctttaccgCCTTACCATCGTACTCTCAGGAGTATGAGAGAGCACTGAAGTACATTCGTACACTTCTGAAGAATGAACCGGAAAATAAACAGGCCCTGGAACTGGAGAAACTCATCAACAATGCGCTAAGAAAAGGTGagataaaacagcatttaaaccaAAATCTGGATTTTGTGAcacactaccgtttaaaagtttgaggtcagtgtgATTTAGCAACGactcatttaattattcaaaagtgacaattaacatttatttttaaattgttaaaatacatttctatttttaagttaagttattttgttttgaactttatattcataaaatctTTAAAGTATtgttgttttcacaaaaataggaagtagcacaactgttttcagcagttttaatgttttaatcagaaatgtttctggagcaaaaaatctgcatattagaatgatttctgaaggatcacgtggcactgaagactaaagtaatgtctgctgaatattcagccttgccatcacaggaatgaatttcagttttaattatattaaaatatttgccacctttaaattgacacaaaGAATAATTGCTCAAGATCTAATTGGAATGAGAAAGCTTGAGAGAATGACTGCATTTACATGCATATCAGTATTCTGATATTACTCACAATTTAGTGATTGGTATTCAGTCATGTAAATGCCTCAATCAAATTGCTGTTCTTCGACATTTTTGGATTCCGCAAATTCCAATTCCCACACCAGGAATAAATCAGAAATGTGTTGCATGTAACTTAGTCAGAAAAAACACTTCAAGGAAATATATTTGCATGTGCCGCGAAACCTCCCGATTTGATGGCAACATGCATTACAACAGGTTTCATCAGATTCTTCATGATTGCAGATTTTGTGGAATGAGCGTTTCAGGATTCTTAAATTGCTTTGCCATTCTACATTTGTAAGTTGTAACATCATAGCTTTCTCCTACCAGTCCTCGCTGCAAACTTGCATTCACTATCTCTTCGTTTGCTGAGTTACAAGCACGTGACTGCACATGCCTTTTGGCGATTGCctgattattacaattttatgaCAGTGTTGTCAGGCATTTCTAAAGGCGAGAAGTGGAGGAGTCTTTATTAAATTATAGACCTGGTTATATATTGTCATACCTGCAACAACCACGTTTATAGAAATATTCCAATCTGTATGtgtataaacataaataaagGCCTTAAGCTGAATTTCATGTGCATGATAACAAATCTCAATAGCAATAGTGGATTCATCTCAACAAAGAAATCATTTTTTGTACTTGTTCTTTTTCAGATGGGTTAGTTGGCATGGCGATCGTCGGCGGTATTGGTTTAGGTGTGGCCGGATTGGCTGGTCTTATTGGTTTGGCCGTGGCCAAAGGTGCAAGGTCCTAATATGGAGATCCTGATGAGGGTACTTTGTGGCCTgtgcctttttattttatattttgctgcCAAGATTTTCATAATGAGCTATCATATTTGACCACATTTCTTTTGCTTTATGATTCTCCAGCTCTTTCTGATATGTAAAGAGATGTGGGGttgtaataaagttaaaaattgtATGTCTTTACTTTAAAACTTCAACTACAGAGGTTTGCCAAGGATTTGCAGTACAGAATAAGATGTATTGTATGCACTTTTTtgggttttctctttttttaattaaatatataaatgtacttaCACTATAGATGATTAATATGGAACACTTTTGATAAACTACATTAAAACCTCACATctgttaataaattaaaatgtgtgctTACTGAACTTGTAAGGTGTGTTTACATGCGTTGCACATTTGATTTGGAAGTGTCATGCATGACCTGCCTTGTAATGCATTTTCTTACAAGTCATCATTGTCAGCACCGTGTTAATTACACACTGGTTAACATGTGCTGTCAAGTGTTTCATCTTCCCTTCCTTGAGTGTTTCCTGTGTGactttttgtaataatatactgAAACATCTGCAAAGAAAAAGCACAAAGTGTTTTCTTTGTCCTCCACACATTGTTAAGATGAACAAGAAACTGGAGTCAAGTCAATAAATTCAACAAAACAAGGTATTTTAAGTCTGAAAAAAGTTAATGAAGGGTGTTTTTTTAGTTGGATATGCATGGTGCAagtcttaaaattattttattcccTGATATTTTGTCTTCAAAGTGAGAAAAACAGATTACTTTAATATAGAATGTGGACTGAAGCTGTTGGTTAAATAGTCACTCAATGTCATTGTCCTCCATGCATCATTAGCTCAAGACTCTCTCAGATGTGGGAGTATCTCCAACCTTGATTTAAGTCAACAACTATCAGGCCTGGAAAGTAACATTCAttgtaaaacatgtttatttaagATAATAGCTGATAATGGCATTCAATTTAATGTTGGGTACAATTCGTACTTCCCACATTATTCAACTAAGGGACTTATGCGTATCTTAAGACATCTCAGCTTTACAATGCTGGCTTTAAGGTTGTCATTACTAAAATCATTTTATAACGCAGTATTGAGGTTACTAATTAACCGGTAAAGCAAATGATGAAATGAAGTCTGATGCACAGGCTAGTCTTTTCTTCTATTTGCCTGTCTGTGACTTTGCTGGTGCTATGTTCTATtggatgtttccaaactttgTTCATAAGACTTATTGTAATTATCAATAAAACAAAAGGGAGAACAAACATAAAACGTGAGAAAAACAAAGATTCAAGTCAAGCTCCGACTTGGACTCAgaaaagaaaatgtgcaaaactgtcactggggcggtactcTTTTAAAAGTCTCTAATGTGTACACTTTAGATGCTAATATGTACTTTAAGGTACTCATATTTGCATTTAGGAGTTCATAAGGAACAAGGTTGTACCTTTCAGCTATTGAACCTTAGGATACTTCCTCACTACTTTTTTTCTTGAGTGTGCATTTCAtcccataaataaatattaaataagtaaatatagaatagaataaatattttattgatgcatttatttattacagaaaATCCAAGTAGCCCATCAACAGTGCAAGTGTATGGGCATTTTAGTATCAgtcaaacaatataaatattttatatttaatagtttttgatttaaattaaattaatgcatttagcagacgcttttatccaaagcgacttacagtgcattcaggctatcaatttttatctatcatgtgttcccggggattcaaacccccaaccttgcgcttaatagcacagtgctctaccaattgagctacaggaacacttattTGGCTCACCTCTTGATGTTAAAGAGATCATAAAATAAAGCCTGGGTTCAGAGCTCAATCATAATTTTCTTCCTTTCCTTGTTCACACATTACACATTTGCTTAAAGCAATTAAACAACACTCTGTATGTGTACAACAGTCAATTAAATCTCCCCACAGTTTATTCTTCTTTACACACATCTATTATATTTGTCTTGTCCACTACCATGTTCCTACCCAAATTATACTCATGACTCAATCCTGCTCTTGGAAATCCGCCTCCCTGCAGAGACAACAAACATTTTTCTCCAGTTAgtctaatgtgttagaattttttGACACTATGACAATTAAATTACACAATCTCATTTAAACACAGCAAACTTGGCAAGGATCCTACTCTCAGAAAAACAAAGCTGTCAGTTGGGCggaaccttttcaaaaggtatgcTTTTGTTCATTTATGTACTAATATgcacactttaggtactaatatctACCTTTAAGTTACCAATATGGACCCTTCAGGTACAAATGTGTAagttttgaaaaggtactgctccagtgacagcttttttcTTCTGAGAGTGAGAGCCGAATTAACCCTGCCGAGTTTGCTGTGTGTTAGAGCAGGGTTTGAACTGAGCATAGATTTCCACGTTCAGGATTCAGCATCATAACAGCAAAAAGTCTGTTTCTTAACAGGACTATTTTATGAGCTCTTCTTATGGTCCCCATAAATGTCAGATCATTGAAAGTTTCATCATCGGTTTTAGGAGATGCATAAGCATGTGGGAAAACGATTGTGTTTGTTAAAGACCATCAAAGCTGACTTATAGCAATAGTCAAGCAAGCTAGTCATAAACCTGACCTTTAAAACCGAGAGCAATCATCTGCTTATCACACGCAAGCGATTCAGCACAGCGGCAGCACCTAGTCTAACTTTTGTCTTCTTATTGCTCACGTTACATGTGAAAGAGTTAAACATTCATTTTATcaacatatattttacattgacacattataaaaaagcaataaaatataattgtaaatgaTGATGTATTTTATTGCatgatatttatgtatgtatttatagatagatagattatagacagacagacagacagagagatagatagatagatagatagatagatagatagatagatagatagatgatagatagacagacagacagacagacagacagacagacagatagatagatagatagatagatagatagatagatagatagatagatagatagatagatagatgatagacagacagacagacagacagacagacagacagacagacagacagacagacagatagatagatagatagatagatagatagatagatagatagatagatagatagatagatgatagacagacagacagatagatagacagacagacagacagacagatagacagacagacagacagacagacagacagacagacagatagatagatagatagatagatagatagatagatagatagatagatgatagacagacagacagatagatagatagatagatagatagatagatagatgatagacagacagacagacagacagacagacagacagacagacagatagatagatagatagatagatagatagatagacagacagacagacagacagacagacagatagatagatagatagatagatagatagatagatagatagatagatgatagacagacagatagatagatagatagatagatagatagatagatagatagatagatagacagacagacagacagatagatagatagatagatagatagatagatagatagatagatagatagatagatagatagatagatgatagacagacagacagacagacagacagatagatagacagacagacagacagacagacagacagacagacagacagacagatagacagacagacagacagacagacagacagatagatagatagatagatagatagacagacagacagacagacagacagacagacagatagatagatagatagatagatagatgatagacagacagatagatagatagatagatagatagatagatagatagacagacagacagacagacagacagacagacagacagatagatagatagatagacagacagacagacagacagacagacagacagacagacagatagatagatagatagatagatagatagatagatagacagacacacagaaagaCAAAGATTATTGCAGACCACATACCAGGTGTTTCCTTATTACAGTGGCCTTTTTCacatgattttactgtatttgatcCTTTGTACATAATTTACAAAGCCATGTATTGCAACAGACTTACTTCCTTTTGCTGGGAATCgattaacaattacatttttatcaatAAAAACATCTTTTCTTCACAGATGGCTAATTTTCCGTTAAGCCATTAAACATTAATGGAAGAATCACGTCATGTGacgttttatttatataacttgTCGAATTTGATCTTTGTAGGCCTTTCTGTGTTATCATCGTGTATAAATCTGATTTCTTGTTAATGTTGACACTTGTCGAGATATTTGCCAAGTTGAGATAATGTTGAGATATTTGCCAAGCGTGAAACAGGAATATAATGCAATACTTGCTTTAAAATATTGTTTGCAGTTATAGTAATCTTTTTGTAATAAATTGTTTAATATATCATTTGTATAAAGAGTTGTAGAATCTATTTGTAAACGCTTCATTGGGTAGTAAGATTTACCTTAGAACCTTAGAACTGTGAAGTACGCATATATTACTATGTCATGTAAGTATCTTAGTGCTGACAATGTTTGTTTCTTATCTTTGTTTTGTTCGACGAATGTTCTTTtgaaatcttatatatatatatatatatatatatatatatatataaagtgaagATAAACTCATTGTGACATGATACATGGTGAACTAATCCTTCACTGctctggttaaaaaaataaacattgtgttCAGCTTAATGcacatattatatacacacacacacacacacacacacacacacacacacacacatatatatatatatatatatatatatatacacaccagagatgggaccaagtcacacatgtgcaagtctcaagtaagtctcaagtcttaaccttcaagtctcaagtaagtcccaagtatttttttcttgggcaagtcaagtcaagtcaagtcacaagttatgtcaagtcaagtcctgtagtaagtcaagtcaagtcaccttattattgtaattttacctgcagaatctaatcttaataaagttaaagacaagatataagtaacagtaaattaaaataatttggatttgcattgtaaatactcatgttcagtaaaatacataatggaatcaaacaaaattgtaacttcataaaattatttatttttcacttctgccaacagaaatgttttacattttcaacattgagtccataaaacaaataacagctaaacatccaacagagagtcagtctctctctctctctctctctctctcaaacgacatgaggccaagtatggtgacccatactcagaattcgtgctctgcatttaacccatcccaagtgcacacacacagagcagtgaacacacacacacactgtgagcacacacccggagcagtgggcagccatttatgctgcggcgcccagggagcagttgggggttcgatgccttgctcaagggcacctaagtcatggtattgaaggtggagagagaactgtacatgcactcacaccacccacaattcctgccgacccgggactcgaactcacaacccttcgattgcaagtcggaatctctaaccgttaggccacaacttcccctcaaacacagtttacatacaacattaaactttcttacatttctcctctctctctctctcaagttcaagttcaagttgctttattggcatgacatttgagttacagtattgccaaaattagcatttagatacagaataaaatatgattacaataaaatacaataaaaatagcagcagcagacaatatttctaatattaataatagtaattatatagaattaagaatataaaataaaacagttgaatacaataaattatccctttcgtatggtgtgtatggtgtataaatatttagtagctattgtgactgccgtctcattctctccaagtatatagagtagtttctccgagtcatttagagacaagaatgcaggattcaaagcttcaaactgtgggaagaatgttttctcttgtgctgtatttgggacagacaagaaggaagtgtttcttatcctctgtttgattcagctcacagtgtttgcctctcttctctcggtagccaggatcttttatgtctaccaatctctatttccaaatcatgatcacggagtcgatat
The genomic region above belongs to Carassius carassius chromosome 3, fCarCar2.1, whole genome shotgun sequence and contains:
- the LOC132116413 gene encoding mitochondrial fission 1 protein-like gives rise to the protein MEAIVSDLVAPEDLKRFEKKYNDELVKGPVSKETTFEYAWCLIRSKHTNDIVKGIHLLEELVHKSKKDDQRDFLFYLAVANYRLKEYERALKYIRTLLKNEPENKQALELEKLINNALRKDGLVGMAIVGGIGLGVAGLAGLIGLAVAKGARS